One part of the Mauremys mutica isolate MM-2020 ecotype Southern chromosome 21, ASM2049712v1, whole genome shotgun sequence genome encodes these proteins:
- the H6PD gene encoding GDH/6PGL endoplasmic bifunctional protein, whose protein sequence is MLRAALCTVFLLGALPSLAKESRGHVSVVLLGATGDLAKKYLWEGLFHLYLDQVSSGHSFTFHGAALTAHEPGQRLMFEVLKNLVCPSDVSPDRCAVVKDQFLKLSRYHQLKTSENYTALNQEIETLLQQEGLEEAGRIFYFSVPPFAYAEIARHINGSCRPRPGAWLRVVLEKPFGHDLKSAQQLAVELRTFFWEEEMYRVDHYLGKQAVAHILPFRDQNRRFLDPIWNRHHVERVEIVLKETLDAKGRTSFYEQYGVIRDVLQNHLTEVLLYLAMELPANISSAEEVLRHKLQTFKSLQGLESTSAVLGQYQAYAGQVREELQKAQDYVSTTPTFAGVLIQLDNLRWEGVPFLLTSGKALDERVGYVRVLFKNRAYCTQRESLREAGQSQCGPKQIIFYIGHGELSCPAVLISRNLFKPIMPEGSWKEVVDRPQLRLFGLPLSDYYVYSPVKEREAYSVLISSIFHGRKDSFITTENLLASWEFWTPLLDSLTQQVPRLYPGGLENQHLLDFEMVGRELSFTLEEPVELLHPDGQMPSDYRTIQAKFRQSPLVSAWPEELIAQLATDIETAAAKAVTRCGEFHLALSGGSSPITLFQQLATHHYGFPWRHTHLWLVDERCVPLADPESNFRSLHDHLLQHVRVPYLNIHPMPVHLNRRLCVEEDRGPELYAKEIAELVTNASLDFVLLGLGSDGHTASLFPHSSSGLDGAQTVVLTESPVKPHQRMSLSLPLINKARQVAVLVMGKGKHEITTQISRVGQEPRKWPISGVNPSSGQLVWYMDYDALLG, encoded by the exons ATGCTGAGGGCAGCCCTGTGCACCGTCTTTCTCTTAGGCGCCCTGCCATCATTGGCCAAGGAGTCTCGAGGGCATGTCTCGGTGGTCTTGCTGGGAGCCACGGGGGACCTGGCCAAGAAGTACTTGTGGGAGGGGCTGTTCCATCTCTACCTGGACCAGGTGAGCAGTGGCCACAGCTTCACTTTCCACGGGGCTGCCCTGACGGCCCACGAGCCAGGGCAGAGGCTGATGTTTGAGGTGCTGAAGAACCTGGTCTGCCCGTCGGACGTGTCCCCCGACAGGTGCGCTGTGGTCAAGGACCAGTTCCTCAAGCTGAGCCGGTATCACCAGCTGAAGACATCCGAGAACTACACTGCCCTGAACCAGGAGATTGAGACCCTGCTccagcaggaggggctggaggaagcCGGCAGGATCTTCTACTTCTCGGTGCCGCCCTTCGCCTACGCGGAGATCGCCCGCCACATCAATGGCAGCTGCAGGCCGCGCCCCGGAGCCTGGCTGCGGGTGGTGCTGGAGAAGCCTTTTGGCCATGACCTCAAGTCAGCCCAGCAGCTGGCCGTCGAGCTGAGGACTTTCTTCTGGGAAGAGGAGATGTACCGGGTGGATCACTACCTTGGCAAACAG GCTGTGGCCCACATCCTGCCTTTCCGAGACCAGAACCGACGGTTTCTGGACCCAATCTGGAACCGGCACCATGTGGAGAGAGTAGAGATTGTCCTGAAGGAGACTCTGGATGCTAAAG GCCGCACCAGCTTCTACGAGCAGTACGGGGTCATCCGTGACGTCCTCCAGAACCACCTCACCGAGGTCCTGCTGTATCTCGCCATGGAGCTGCCGGCCAACATCAGCAGCGCCGAAGAGGTTCTCCGGCACAAGCTGCAGACCTTCAAGTCGTTGCAGGGCCTGGAGAGCACCAGTGCGGTGCTGGGTCAATACCAGGCCTACGCCGGCCAGGTGCGGGAGGAGCTGCAGAAGGCACAGGACTATGTCAGCACGACGCCGACCTTTGCAG GTGTGTTGATTCAGCTAGACAACCTGCGATGGGAGGGAGTCCCCTTCCTCCTCACCTCTGGCAAAGCCCTGGACGAGCGGGTAGGCTACGTCCGCGTCCTCTTCAAGAACCGGGCCTACTGCACCCAGCGCGAGAGCCTGAGGGAGGCGGGGCAGAGCCAGTGTGGACCCAAGCAGATCATCTTCTACATCGGGCACGGGGAGCTGAGCTGTCCTGCCGTGCTGATCAGCCGGAACCTCTTCAAGCCCATCATGCCAGAAGGCAGCTGGAAGGAGGTGGTGGATCGCCCGCAGCTGCGCCTCTTCGGGCTCCCGCTGTCGGATTACTACGTGTACAGCCCGGTGAAGGAGAGAGAGGCTTATTCTGTCCTCATCTCCAGCATCTTCCACGGCAGGAAGGACTCCTTCATCACCACGGAGAACCTGCTGGCGTCTTGGGAGTTCTGGACCCCGCTGCTGGACAGCTTAACCCAGCAGGTCCCGCGCCTGTACCCGGGGGGCCTGGAGAACCAGCACCTCCTGGACTTTGAAATGGTGGGCAGGGAGCTGTCCTTCACGCTGGAGGAGCCGGTGGAACTGCTGCACCCCGATGGGCAGATGCCAAGCGACTACAGAACCATCCAGGCCAAGTTTCGGCAAAGCCCCTTGGTCTCGGCTTGGCCGGAGGAGCTGATTGCCCAGTTGGCAACGGACATTGAGACGGCGGCGGCCAAGGCTGTGACACGCTGCGGCGAGTTCCACCTGGCCCTGTCAGGCGGCTCGAGCCCCATcaccctgttccagcagctggcGACCCACCACTACGGCTTCCCGTGGAGACACACCCACTTGTGGCTGGTGGACGAGCGCTGCGTGCCGCTCGCCGACCCGGAGTCCAACTTCCGCAGCTTGCACGACCACCTCCTCCAGCACGTCCGGGTGCCCTACCTCAACATCCACCCCATGCCGGTGCACCTGAACCGGCGGCTGTGCGTGGAGGAGGACCGGGGGCCGGAGCTGTACGCCAAGGAGATCGCAGAGCTAGTGACCAACGCCAGCTTGGACTTtgtgctgctggggctgggctccgacGGGCACACGGCCTCGCTCTTCCCGCATTCGTCCAGCGGCCTCGACGGGGCCCAGACGGTGGTGCTCACCGAGAGCCCCGTCAAACCCCACCAGAGGATGAGCCTCAGCCTGCCTCTCATCAACAAAGCCAGGCAGGTGGCCGTGCTGGTGATGGGGAAGGGGAAGCATGAAATCACGACCCAGATCAGCAGAGTGGGACAGGAGCCCAGAAAGTGGCCAATTTCAGGGGTCAACCCCAGCTCTGGCCAGCTGGTGTGGTACATGGATTATGACGCTTTGCTTGGATAA